tttgaaatattattcccccagaaaaccttaataAAAGgaacctttgacctcagaaattatccattgcagggcacattaatcagtttgtttgcaACACTTCTACAGTTGGCAGTAATTGTCAcccttattttttgtctgtatatttccatcgcccttatttgaaattttttgccctttttttaaacttttgtgccacttttaatccatttttacttatttaagctcactttttgccacatctatTTGCACTTTTTACCCCGTTTTTGGCCTTTTACACCAGGTTTTACCCCTTTATCCTGcttattgctgttttttcccatttcttgccattttttggcccatttaagatgccttttgccattaaatgccaccctttcccctttttgccactttttactgctttttgcccattttagtcacctttcactcattttttacacttttttgctcctttttgcccatttttgcctccctttactcatttctgccacttctctcccagttttgaccatttttgccacctttaacaaaTTCTTAgtgtcactttaacccatttttgccacttttcaccacttcgattgtggctcttgcaaaggtatttttcaacagtttggctctttggttgagcagggtagagtaacactgctttataatctaaaaaaatcaaagatttgtCTTTGACATTAACAGATCTGTTTATGTTTTAGCCCCCTCGTAGATGACCTGCAGAACTAAAACCTTGTCCCGTCTCGTTCCAGTATGAGTTCAGTCTGGAGAACTGGGTGCTCACCGGTCTGCAGAGCGGCTTCTCCAGCCAGCCACGCCCTCTGCCCCTGTCCTCGCCTTCAGGCCTGCAGCCGTCCTGTCCTCCATACTGGATGATGTTCAGCAGTCCCCAGCAGAGCCGCCTGGCCAGCCGCCACTGCTCCGACTTCTGGGAGCCCAACCCTCGGCAGCGCTCCCACAGCCTCAACCCCAAGGTTCTGCGCTCCAAGTCTGCCATGTGGGActctgaggaggagggagagagcgCTCTGAAAGCCAAGGTCCGTCTATCAAAGAAAACCTGCCCTGATGGGAAGACTCCTGTAGCTCTGGGTCCCAGGAAAGCACAAAAAGCCTTCGTCCCAGACCTCCTGAACCCCCCCGCATGCCTCAGCAGTCTCCCACACCAGCGCAGGAAGAACCTCAGGCAGCGCTCCCTGTCCGGGCTGGACTCCTCCAAACCTGATCTCATAACAGACAGCCAGTCCAAGAAGAGCCAAGACGCCAGCACGAGAGCCTCGAACGCCAGGGCCCCCAACATCAGAGCCAATACTGTGGACCGGCCCGCCAGCATCCGCCATCCCAGCAGCACACAGAAGGTAAGAAGCTTTGCTTCATGTTAGATCCgtttaaggctcatttatgctctgtgTTTGATACAGACTCAGACAGACCTGCACCGGCCCACAGAActgtctgggccccagagagctctccccgttatccccccttatgagcAACCTTGAGCTGTAGGTCCTCTTCCTTCTTTGGTCCATAGCTCTGCAGGTTTTCTGCACAacaacaaccaaacattttaacACCACTGGAAATCATGTGCTGAGCAATGTCAGCTACAGGTCCATCCAGATCCAGGGAGCCtttttagtgaagactgtatgAGCTGGGTCTGATTTATGAGCATGTTTATGGAGTTAACTCGCCTGGATAAGGATGGGATCAGAGGGAAACTGAGCTGGACCACAGTTAAACGGAACAAGACTCAAAAATCAGGAGAAACTCtcgttattctgtttttttctggacTGGTTTCTGTCCTGTGTTTCAAAGTGAAGACTTCAATGATAGAACATGTGCAGGATGCGGCCCGATAGACCCATAGAACCGAGGTTAAAATGGAGCGGATGGTCAGTAATGCAAAGATTAATCCCGGCTCCATTTCAGCTTTGTCTTTGATGTGAAACCGAACTGTCGGACCCTCATTCAGAGCCTCGGTCAGAGCCTCAGTCCAAGCCTCAGTCAGAGTTGGCCAGACCCTCGGTGGGACCCTCAGTCTGAGCCTTGGTCAGACCCTCAGGCGGACCCTCGGTTAGAGCCGCGGTCAGACCCTCGGTGGGACCCTCGGTCAGAGCTTCAATCAGAGCCTAATTCTACCCTCTAAATATGTTCACACATGGGTGTGAGAGGAGGACTTGGAATAAGGGGGAAGTTTTCATGTGGATGAAGATTTAGCCGGCCACTCACATAAATCAGACTTGAATGAAATCTAGTGTTAGTGTCTGACAGTAAAACACCGCCCTAGGTTTTCTGTGGCTCAGCGTTTTTAGATCCAGGAAGGAGAGGCTCCAGAGTCTGCAGCAGTGCTGATTCAGGTCTCTAAGCATCCTCCcgctcctctctgtctgctgaAGGAGGCTGAAGTCTCTCCAAGCCGTCTCATCTTTTCTCCTTCACATCTCCTGAAtgttttcaaggatctgcactCTAAATATAGAGCGTGTAAAGTCTGCTGCCTGAGTCCAGCCGGGTTAAGACCTTCATGAGGATTAGGATGAACGTCTCTACAAATGTCTTTCTCAGCAGAGCCCATTCAGCTTTACACCGGGTTGGATTCACATACTCACTCTCTCTGCAGTCTCATTTGCGCGCTTAGATGATTAGTTATAGCTCCATTAGAACATCTGATGGTCCCAGGATAGAGGTCTTAGGGACGATTGATTTAGAGACAGAAATATGTGCAACTATCTTACCACTGCACATCTAAAAAGAGCCTCTAGCTCATGTAGAGCTGTCTGCACATTCTCTCTGAAAAGAAGCCTGAGTATGTGGGGAGTGTCAGTTTATCTGGTTTTagggagcataaatgagcctcaTCATGTTTTCTTATCTGTTAAAGTCCAGTTTCAGTCAAACGTGATTGTTTTTACTGACACACCATCTCTTTGTGTCCCCTCCAGTCTTTGAGCCCAGACTCCTGCACGCTGCCCCCTGCAGCCTCGCCCCGCTGTGCCCCCCCCTCGCCCTCAGACTCATCGGCAGAGCTTCTGTCCGCTCTGAGCCCAGAGGAAAGAGAGCTCCTGGCCGCCATCACGGCCCGAGGATACCCTCTCCGTACCGCCTTCATCGCCCTGCAGAAGACGGGCCGGCAGACCCCAGACCAGGTCGGTTTATGTCCCAAAGCTCCTCACTGACCCGGGATCAGATACAGTGccattaaaaagtattcactccctcagatgttttacccttttattggttttataattCGGTCACTGTCGGAGCTTTTTCACCAGGTTATTTTCGATaatgaatttgttttgtttttttggcccTGTGCCAGA
This sequence is a window from Cheilinus undulatus linkage group 1, ASM1832078v1, whole genome shotgun sequence. Protein-coding genes within it:
- the ubap1lb gene encoding ubiquitin-associated protein 1-like; the encoded protein is MCKRDQQQQVSSASLSPGGQEFQTLIRMDGVPLKIPQTVSQEVKDDVKVKLPDYLTILRDTEYEFSLENWVLTGLQSGFSSQPRPLPLSSPSGLQPSCPPYWMMFSSPQQSRLASRHCSDFWEPNPRQRSHSLNPKVLRSKSAMWDSEEEGESALKAKVRLSKKTCPDGKTPVALGPRKAQKAFVPDLLNPPACLSSLPHQRRKNLRQRSLSGLDSSKPDLITDSQSKKSQDASTRASNARAPNIRANTVDRPASIRHPSSTQKSLSPDSCTLPPAASPRCAPPSPSDSSAELLSALSPEERELLAAITARGYPLRTAFIALQKTGRQTPDQILSYLVACDHLCQLGYDMAQVEEALEMFQNCETKAQEFLHLLSQFNEMGFQQNAIKEVLLVHENHRERALEELMMRVA